From Kineosporia succinea, the proteins below share one genomic window:
- a CDS encoding SDR family oxidoreductase: MDLLVVGGSGFLGRELVRLGLQQGRTVAATYLTSPGGAAARWHRLDITDRGEVAALLASVRPSLVVNAAYRQSDWSTTADGAMHVAAAAREVGARLVHVSSEAIFSGLAGPYDETAKPDPVSAYGAAKAAAEVAVAGLDPASVIARTSLIVGRHESMTERFVHGLADGSRSGVLFTDELRCAVHVTDLATALLELGDQDASGVHHLAGTDAVSRHELGVLIARRDGLDETKLPTGLRADTAVPGPIDVRLDSTATQARLDVRLRGAREFLTGGAVEGFSSSGTN, translated from the coding sequence GTGGACCTCCTGGTCGTCGGTGGCAGTGGATTCCTCGGCCGCGAGCTCGTGCGGCTCGGTCTGCAGCAGGGCCGGACGGTCGCGGCGACCTATCTGACGTCGCCCGGTGGGGCTGCGGCCCGGTGGCACCGTCTCGACATCACCGACCGGGGTGAGGTGGCCGCCCTCCTGGCGTCCGTGCGTCCCTCGCTGGTCGTGAACGCCGCCTACCGGCAGTCGGACTGGAGCACCACCGCCGACGGCGCCATGCACGTGGCCGCGGCCGCCCGCGAGGTCGGGGCCCGGCTGGTGCACGTCTCGAGCGAGGCGATCTTCTCCGGCCTCGCCGGCCCCTACGACGAGACGGCGAAGCCCGACCCGGTGAGTGCCTACGGCGCGGCGAAGGCGGCGGCCGAGGTGGCGGTGGCCGGGCTCGACCCGGCCTCGGTGATCGCCCGGACCTCGCTGATCGTGGGCCGCCACGAGTCGATGACCGAACGTTTCGTGCACGGCCTGGCCGACGGATCGCGTTCGGGCGTGCTGTTCACCGACGAGCTGCGCTGCGCCGTGCACGTCACCGACCTGGCCACCGCCCTGCTGGAGCTGGGAGACCAGGACGCTTCGGGCGTCCATCATCTGGCCGGTACCGACGCCGTCAGCCGCCACGAACTGGGCGTGCTCATCGCCCGCCGCGACGGGCTCGACGAGACGAAGCTGCCCACTGGTCTCCGCGCGGACACCGCGGTGCCCGGGCCGATCGACGTCCGGCTCGACAGCACCGCCACCCAGGCCCGGCTCGACGTGCGTCTGCGGGGAGCGCGCGAGTTCCTGACCGGCGGTGCCGTTGAAGGGTTTTCGTCTTCCGGCACGAACTGA
- the efeB gene encoding iron uptake transporter deferrochelatase/peroxidase subunit, translating to MSEVPARTPRLSRRRLFGLLGGTGALGAAAGVVATRSMVDDPVTSGGDVVEFFGDHQAGIVTPAQDRLHFATFDLSPVAKRDQLIELLTEWTNASLRMTAGQDVGSGSVTGDPGAPPDDTGEALGLSPARLTITVGFGTTLFDGRFGLADRRPEQLADLPTFAGDALRSEISGGDLCVQACSNDPQVAVHAIRNLARIARGTASVRWSQLGFGRTSSTTTAQQTPRNMMGFKDGTANLKAEDTDLMAEHVWAQPGDGQDWMTGGSYLVARRIRMLIEPWDSTPLTEQERVIGRTKGTGAPIGKSAEFDTTDLGRLDPNSHVRLAHPDNNAGARILRRGYSFTDGTDDLGRLDAGLFFLAYQRDPRTQFVTIQNSLAGNNNDALNEYLQHVGSGLFACPPGVKAGEHWGQALFG from the coding sequence GTGAGTGAGGTCCCCGCAAGAACTCCACGGCTGAGCCGTCGCCGCCTTTTCGGCCTGCTCGGGGGCACCGGTGCCCTGGGTGCGGCAGCCGGGGTCGTCGCCACCCGATCAATGGTGGACGACCCGGTCACCTCGGGCGGTGACGTCGTGGAGTTCTTCGGGGACCACCAGGCCGGGATCGTCACCCCGGCCCAGGACCGGCTGCACTTCGCCACGTTCGACCTCAGTCCGGTCGCCAAGCGCGATCAGCTGATCGAGCTGCTGACCGAGTGGACCAACGCGTCGCTGCGCATGACCGCCGGCCAGGACGTCGGCAGCGGCTCGGTCACCGGCGACCCGGGCGCGCCGCCCGACGACACCGGAGAGGCCCTGGGCCTGTCACCCGCCCGCCTCACGATCACCGTCGGCTTCGGAACCACCCTGTTCGACGGCCGTTTCGGCCTGGCCGACCGGCGCCCCGAGCAGCTCGCCGACCTGCCCACGTTCGCCGGCGACGCGCTGAGGTCCGAGATCAGCGGCGGCGACCTGTGCGTGCAGGCCTGCTCGAACGACCCGCAGGTCGCCGTGCACGCCATCCGCAACCTGGCCCGCATCGCCCGCGGCACCGCCAGCGTGCGCTGGTCGCAGCTGGGCTTCGGCCGCACGAGCAGCACCACCACCGCCCAGCAGACCCCCCGCAACATGATGGGTTTCAAGGACGGCACGGCCAACCTCAAGGCCGAGGACACCGACCTGATGGCCGAGCACGTCTGGGCCCAGCCGGGCGACGGCCAGGACTGGATGACCGGCGGCTCCTACCTCGTCGCCCGCCGCATCCGCATGCTCATCGAGCCCTGGGACTCCACCCCGCTCACCGAGCAGGAACGCGTCATCGGCCGCACCAAGGGCACGGGTGCCCCGATCGGCAAGAGCGCCGAGTTCGACACCACCGACCTGGGCCGGCTCGACCCGAACTCCCACGTGCGCCTGGCCCACCCCGACAACAACGCCGGCGCCCGGATCCTGCGCCGCGGCTACTCCTTCACCGACGGCACCGACGACCTCGGCCGCCTCGACGCCGGCCTGTTCTTCCTCGCCTACCAGCGCGACCCGCGCACCCAGTTCGTCACGATCCAGAACTCCCTGGCGGGCAACAACAACGACGCGCTCAACGAGTACCTGCAGCACGTCGGCAGCGGCCTGTTCGCCTGCCCGCCCGGGGTGAAGGCCGGCGAGCACTGGGGTCAGGCGCTGTTCGGCTAG
- the efeU gene encoding iron uptake transporter permease EfeU: MFANYLIGLREGLEAALVVSILVAYLVKAGRRDRLALVAAGVLLAIALSVAFGAFLTYTSTTLLQDFKQQELFGGTLSAIAVVFVTAMVFWMRKTARNLRAELDGRLTQALEVGAWAVALTAFLAVGREGLETALFFWSAVQAAGSTTSPVVGFSLGIVTAVVLAWLLYNRTLKLNLARFFTWTGAGLIVIAAGVLAYAVHDLQEAGVIPGLYSLAFDISAVIPPSSWYGTLLKGVLNLSPQTTWAQAIAWTAYFVPVMTLFVLGTRRAGIRKQETTHA, translated from the coding sequence GTGTTCGCCAACTATCTGATCGGCCTGCGTGAGGGCCTCGAGGCCGCCCTGGTGGTGAGCATCCTCGTGGCCTATCTGGTCAAGGCCGGGCGCCGCGACCGGCTCGCCCTGGTCGCCGCCGGGGTGCTGCTCGCGATCGCGCTCAGCGTCGCGTTCGGCGCCTTCCTGACGTACACCTCCACCACCCTGCTGCAGGACTTCAAGCAGCAGGAGCTGTTCGGCGGCACCCTCTCGGCGATCGCCGTGGTCTTCGTGACCGCGATGGTCTTCTGGATGCGCAAGACCGCCCGGAACCTGCGCGCCGAGCTCGACGGCAGGCTCACCCAGGCGCTCGAGGTGGGTGCCTGGGCCGTGGCCCTGACCGCGTTCCTCGCCGTCGGGCGCGAGGGCCTGGAGACCGCGCTGTTCTTCTGGTCGGCGGTGCAGGCCGCGGGCAGCACCACCAGTCCCGTGGTCGGTTTCAGCCTCGGCATCGTGACCGCCGTGGTGCTGGCCTGGCTGCTGTACAACCGCACCCTGAAGCTGAACCTGGCCCGGTTCTTCACCTGGACCGGCGCCGGGCTGATCGTCATCGCCGCGGGCGTGCTGGCCTACGCCGTGCACGACCTGCAGGAGGCCGGCGTCATCCCGGGCCTTTACTCGCTGGCGTTCGACATCAGCGCGGTGATCCCGCCCAGCTCCTGGTACGGAACCCTGCTCAAGGGCGTCCTCAATCTCAGCCCGCAGACCACCTGGGCGCAGGCCATCGCCTGGACCGCCTACTTCGTCCCCGTCATGACTCTCTTCGTGCTCGGCACCCGCCGCGCCGGAATCCGGAAGCAGGAAACCACGCATGCCTGA
- a CDS encoding sugar-binding transcriptional regulator, translating into MTSTPAHEPSEQTRDLEPEQLRLLVRVARLYHEQGVRQPQIAADLHISQPRVSRLLKQATKLGIVHTVVTVPTGVHSDVEEQVRTAYGLRDVVVAEVPPGEEDRHLQVLASSAAAYLDATLSGGDDIGISAWSASLLATVEAMRPKRPAVARIVSQVLGGIGDPNAQVRATRLLSRFAEVTGGQPVFMPTPGLVGSSQLREALTADPSVAGIVRSWEQLTLLLVGIGGLSPSPLLRSSGNAITDEEQRELREAKAVGDVCLRYIDAEGRLVDSAFDQRVVGITPGQIMRIERRVGVAGGAEKHTAIRAALLGGWVNVLVTDLESASFLLDHKPS; encoded by the coding sequence GTGACCAGCACACCTGCGCACGAGCCGTCCGAGCAGACGCGTGACCTCGAGCCGGAACAGCTGCGGCTGCTCGTGCGCGTCGCCCGGCTCTACCACGAGCAGGGCGTGCGCCAGCCGCAGATCGCCGCCGACCTGCACATCTCGCAGCCGCGGGTGTCCCGGCTGCTGAAGCAGGCCACGAAGCTCGGCATCGTGCACACGGTCGTGACCGTGCCCACCGGCGTGCACTCCGACGTCGAGGAGCAGGTGCGCACAGCCTACGGGCTGCGCGACGTGGTGGTCGCCGAGGTCCCGCCCGGCGAGGAGGACCGGCACCTGCAGGTTCTCGCCTCGTCCGCGGCCGCCTACCTCGACGCGACGCTCAGCGGTGGCGACGACATCGGCATCTCGGCCTGGAGCGCGAGCCTGCTGGCGACTGTGGAGGCGATGCGCCCCAAGCGCCCGGCCGTCGCGCGCATCGTCAGTCAGGTGCTGGGCGGCATCGGCGACCCGAACGCCCAGGTCCGGGCGACGCGTCTGCTGAGCCGCTTCGCCGAGGTCACCGGAGGGCAGCCGGTGTTCATGCCGACGCCCGGTCTGGTCGGCAGCTCGCAGCTGCGCGAGGCGCTGACGGCCGATCCGTCGGTGGCCGGGATCGTGCGCTCGTGGGAGCAGCTGACCCTGCTGCTGGTCGGCATCGGCGGGCTGAGCCCGTCGCCCCTGCTGCGCAGCAGCGGCAACGCGATCACCGACGAGGAACAGCGCGAGCTGCGTGAGGCGAAGGCCGTGGGTGACGTGTGCCTGCGCTACATCGACGCCGAGGGCCGGCTCGTGGACTCGGCGTTCGACCAGCGCGTCGTGGGGATCACGCCCGGCCAGATCATGCGCATCGAACGGCGGGTCGGGGTGGCCGGCGGCGCCGAGAAGCACACCGCGATCCGGGCCGCCCTGCTCGGCGGCTGGGTGAACGTGCTCGTCACCGACCTGGAGTCGGCCTCGTTCCTGCTCGACCACAAGCCCAGCTGA
- a CDS encoding M56 family metallopeptidase translates to MAGLSAYAVSRPARALPPALATVLLTAFAATVSGITAALLLMAAYLGTVTTFPAIHPHDWSVSYLHRVCPIPPAVGLGLGLVALVMLARAGAHAARVAASARRTSALAAGLPLVEGISAVDDPSVQAWAVPGRSARIVVTTGLLRTLDGPGRRALLAHERAHLRHRHHVYVQLARLAAAANPLLRPVSRAVDGAVERWADACAVREVGSERVVARAVGAAALGSSGPALAASGGDVVERVRELLEPTVRRPVVGVRLGLMTLACWASGAAVLLWAHRMVELAEVSYRAAR, encoded by the coding sequence ATGGCAGGTCTCAGCGCCTACGCCGTCAGCCGCCCGGCCCGGGCCCTGCCGCCGGCGCTGGCCACCGTGCTGCTGACGGCTTTCGCCGCGACCGTCTCGGGCATCACTGCGGCCCTGCTCCTCATGGCCGCCTACCTCGGCACCGTCACGACCTTCCCCGCGATCCACCCCCACGACTGGTCCGTGTCCTACCTGCACCGCGTCTGCCCGATCCCGCCCGCCGTGGGCCTCGGGCTCGGCCTCGTCGCCCTGGTCATGCTGGCCCGCGCGGGCGCTCACGCCGCGCGGGTGGCCGCCAGTGCCCGCCGCACCTCGGCTCTCGCGGCGGGTCTGCCTCTCGTGGAGGGGATCTCGGCCGTGGACGACCCGAGCGTGCAGGCCTGGGCGGTGCCCGGCCGCTCCGCGCGGATCGTGGTGACGACCGGGCTGCTGCGCACCCTCGACGGTCCCGGGCGCCGGGCCCTGCTCGCTCACGAACGCGCCCACCTGCGGCATCGGCACCACGTCTACGTGCAGTTGGCCCGGCTCGCCGCCGCCGCGAACCCGTTGCTGCGCCCCGTGTCCCGGGCGGTCGACGGGGCGGTCGAACGCTGGGCCGACGCCTGCGCGGTGCGAGAGGTCGGCTCGGAGCGGGTGGTGGCGCGGGCTGTCGGGGCAGCCGCGCTGGGTTCCTCCGGCCCGGCGCTCGCCGCTTCCGGAGGTGACGTGGTCGAGCGGGTGCGCGAGCTGCTGGAGCCCACGGTGCGACGCCCGGTGGTCGGGGTGCGGCTGGGCCTGATGACGCTGGCCTGCTGGGCGAGCGGTGCGGCGGTGCTGCTGTGGGCGCACCGGATGGTGGAGCTGGCCGAGGTCAGCTACCGGGCGGCGCGTTAA
- a CDS encoding HNH endonuclease, protein MSGVLVLNASYERLHYVSLPHAVRMLVRQVAVVEEAADGRPLGPWPRPKVVRLLRYVTMRWRHKTRPAWSRRGLLERDDHTCAYCGARASTVDHVLPRSHGGVDSWLNTVAACQRCNQRKRDRTPAQAGMPLRRTPFIPSWEQMLGH, encoded by the coding sequence GTGTCCGGGGTGCTCGTACTGAATGCTTCCTACGAACGTCTGCACTACGTCTCACTGCCCCACGCGGTGCGGATGCTCGTGCGGCAGGTCGCGGTGGTCGAGGAGGCCGCCGACGGCCGCCCGCTGGGTCCCTGGCCGCGGCCGAAGGTGGTGAGGCTGCTGCGGTACGTGACCATGCGCTGGCGACATAAGACCCGGCCGGCCTGGAGCCGGCGAGGTCTGCTCGAACGCGACGACCACACCTGCGCCTACTGCGGCGCGCGGGCGAGCACGGTCGACCACGTGCTGCCACGTTCGCACGGTGGCGTCGACTCGTGGCTCAACACCGTCGCCGCCTGCCAGCGGTGCAACCAGCGCAAGCGTGACCGCACGCCCGCCCAGGCCGGGATGCCCCTGCGCCGCACGCCGTTCATTCCCTCGTGGGAACAGATGCTGGGCCACTGA
- the efeO gene encoding iron uptake system protein EfeO, translating into MVGTTTTFTDAIGKDDLDAAKEAYPAARLHYERIEPIAESFGDLDPLIDMRIDDATDGTDFTGFHALEQLLFEKKTLDGAPALAEQLNENVAELQTLIKDVDFTPLVMGNGAKSLLDEVAKSKVTGEEERYSRIDLVDFAGNVDGARYVYTALRPALLEKDAELVKTLDERFPALVDLLETHRAEEGDAGYVAGSPYVSYDDLSKDDVKALAVEVDAISEPLGQISGVVTK; encoded by the coding sequence CTGGTCGGCACCACCACGACGTTCACCGACGCCATCGGCAAGGACGACCTCGACGCGGCCAAGGAGGCCTACCCGGCCGCACGTCTGCACTACGAGCGCATCGAGCCGATCGCCGAGAGCTTCGGTGACCTCGACCCGCTCATCGACATGCGCATCGACGACGCCACCGACGGAACGGATTTCACCGGTTTCCACGCCCTCGAGCAGCTGCTGTTCGAGAAGAAGACCCTCGACGGCGCCCCGGCCCTGGCCGAGCAGCTGAACGAGAACGTGGCCGAGCTGCAGACCCTGATCAAGGACGTGGACTTCACCCCTCTGGTCATGGGCAACGGTGCCAAGTCGCTGCTCGACGAGGTCGCCAAGAGCAAGGTGACGGGTGAGGAGGAGCGCTACTCGCGCATCGACCTGGTCGACTTCGCGGGCAACGTCGACGGCGCCCGCTACGTCTACACCGCGCTGCGCCCGGCCCTGCTGGAGAAGGACGCGGAGCTGGTCAAGACCCTCGACGAGCGCTTCCCGGCCCTGGTCGACCTGCTCGAGACCCACCGCGCCGAGGAGGGCGACGCCGGCTACGTCGCCGGCAGCCCGTACGTCTCCTACGACGACCTGAGCAAGGACGACGTGAAGGCTCTCGCGGTCGAGGTGGACGCGATCTCGGAGCCCCTCGGTCAGATCAGCGGGGTCGTCACGAAGTGA
- a CDS encoding MDR family MFS transporter, whose product MAEPLPAARTPENSGPSEVPANFWVIFSGLMLTMLLSALDQTIVSTALPTIVGELHGVQHMAWVTTAYILAATIAMPVYGRIGDLVGRKTLFLSGIGIFLVGSTIAGLSQDMTWLIIGRGIQGLGGGGLMITSQAIIADLVPARQRAKYMAPIGAVFGLSSVAGPLLGGWFTDSIGWRYAFWINLPLGGLALIVCAVVLKLPKHKAQAKLDVLGFVLMAAAVTATVLVADWGGTEYAWTDPMVLGTAAGGLAAWVLFFVWESRVSEPLIPLYLFRSRIFNIATLIGMIVIGVGMFAIIGYLPTYLQMVYGVSATESGLLLIPMVVGIMSAAIPSGNAISRTGRYRWYPIAGVALVMLAALCMSTLTVDTIVALICVYVFILGAGLGLMMQTLVLAVQNDFPSSDVGTATSANNFFREIGATLGIAAVGAVFTSRLTDQLTQRLDASSASAVGDADSLTPALVHALPQAAQDAVISSYQHALTPVFLYLIPIFAVGLVLAFLLPEKELADGHAAEPDADPVIEEATV is encoded by the coding sequence ATGGCTGAACCCTTACCGGCAGCGAGAACCCCCGAGAACAGCGGGCCCTCCGAGGTCCCCGCGAACTTCTGGGTGATCTTCAGCGGCCTCATGCTGACCATGCTGCTGTCCGCGCTCGACCAGACCATCGTCAGCACCGCGCTGCCCACCATCGTCGGTGAGCTGCACGGCGTGCAGCACATGGCCTGGGTGACCACCGCCTACATCCTGGCCGCGACCATCGCCATGCCGGTCTACGGCCGCATCGGTGACCTCGTCGGCCGCAAGACGCTGTTCCTGTCCGGCATCGGGATCTTCCTGGTCGGCTCCACGATCGCCGGTCTGTCGCAGGACATGACCTGGCTGATCATCGGCCGTGGCATCCAGGGCCTGGGTGGCGGTGGCCTGATGATCACGTCGCAGGCGATCATCGCCGACCTGGTGCCGGCCCGTCAGCGCGCCAAGTACATGGCCCCGATCGGCGCGGTCTTCGGCCTGTCGAGCGTGGCCGGCCCGCTGCTGGGCGGCTGGTTCACCGACAGCATCGGCTGGCGGTACGCGTTTTGGATCAACCTGCCGCTGGGTGGTCTGGCGCTGATCGTGTGCGCCGTCGTGCTCAAGCTGCCCAAGCACAAGGCGCAGGCCAAGCTCGACGTGCTCGGCTTCGTGCTGATGGCCGCCGCCGTCACCGCCACGGTGCTGGTGGCCGACTGGGGCGGCACCGAGTACGCGTGGACCGACCCGATGGTGCTCGGTACCGCGGCCGGTGGTCTCGCGGCCTGGGTCCTGTTCTTCGTCTGGGAGTCGCGGGTCTCCGAGCCGCTGATCCCGCTGTACCTGTTCCGCAGCCGGATCTTCAACATCGCCACCCTGATCGGCATGATCGTCATCGGGGTCGGGATGTTCGCGATCATCGGTTACCTGCCGACCTACCTGCAGATGGTCTACGGCGTCAGCGCCACCGAGTCCGGGCTGCTGCTGATCCCGATGGTCGTCGGCATCATGTCCGCGGCCATCCCCTCGGGCAACGCGATCAGCCGCACCGGCCGCTACCGCTGGTACCCGATCGCCGGGGTCGCGCTCGTCATGCTGGCTGCACTGTGCATGTCGACCCTCACCGTCGACACCATCGTCGCGCTGATCTGCGTGTACGTGTTCATCCTGGGTGCGGGTCTGGGCCTGATGATGCAGACGCTGGTTCTGGCCGTGCAGAACGACTTCCCGTCCTCGGACGTCGGCACGGCCACCTCGGCGAACAACTTCTTCCGGGAGATCGGCGCCACGCTCGGCATCGCGGCGGTCGGCGCGGTGTTCACGAGCCGTCTGACCGACCAGCTCACGCAGCGGCTCGACGCGTCCTCGGCCTCGGCCGTGGGTGACGCCGACTCCCTGACCCCCGCGCTGGTGCACGCACTGCCGCAGGCGGCCCAGGACGCGGTGATCTCCTCGTACCAGCACGCCCTGACGCCGGTGTTCCTGTACCTGATCCCGATCTTCGCGGTCGGTCTGGTGCTGGCGTTCCTGCTGCCGGAGAAGGAGCTCGCCGACGGGCACGCTGCCGAGCCCGACGCCGATCCGGTGATCGAAGAGGCGACCGTCTAG
- a CDS encoding BlaI/MecI/CopY family transcriptional regulator codes for MAGRSNPRRSGALEKEIVACLAASRVPLTPAEVQAELGESLAYTTVLTTLTRLHAKQAVVREPRGRAYAYSLNGTRAESEAGLTAHQMQKLLHEGVDRASVLSRFVDTLDEDSSRILRDLLDRS; via the coding sequence ATGGCCGGACGCAGCAATCCACGGCGCAGCGGGGCCCTGGAGAAGGAGATCGTGGCCTGCCTGGCTGCCTCCCGGGTGCCCCTCACCCCGGCCGAGGTGCAGGCCGAACTCGGCGAGTCGCTGGCCTACACCACGGTGCTCACCACCCTGACCCGGCTGCACGCCAAGCAGGCCGTCGTGCGCGAACCGCGCGGCCGCGCCTACGCCTACTCGCTCAACGGCACCCGCGCCGAGTCCGAGGCCGGCCTGACCGCCCACCAGATGCAGAAACTCCTGCACGAGGGCGTCGACCGGGCCAGCGTGCTGTCACGTTTCGTCGACACCCTCGACGAAGACTCCTCCCGCATCCTGCGTGATCTCCTGGACCGGTCGTGA
- a CDS encoding TetR/AcrR family transcriptional regulator, giving the protein MTNEGDLRSRRKQATAREIHEATLRLVARHGFDHVTVDMISAESGVSRRTFFNYFASKEAAVIAGPRALPDDALSEFLAEPGQEPVQVLRDLTRLLVKELESNPPGREDLGQVMELAQAHPAVMAAMLANFDTFERSVGEAVATRLGLEPEHSTPALIAGMAFSAMRTGLGCWSKTPESGESPVPQVEKTVALLHSFLKP; this is encoded by the coding sequence ATGACCAATGAGGGGGACCTGCGGTCTCGCCGTAAGCAGGCGACGGCGCGGGAGATTCACGAGGCCACGCTGCGGCTCGTCGCGCGGCACGGCTTCGATCACGTCACCGTCGACATGATCAGCGCCGAGTCCGGGGTGTCCCGGCGCACCTTCTTCAACTACTTCGCCTCGAAGGAGGCCGCGGTCATCGCCGGCCCGCGGGCCCTTCCCGACGACGCCCTGTCCGAGTTCCTGGCCGAACCCGGTCAGGAACCGGTGCAGGTACTGCGCGACCTCACCCGGCTGCTGGTGAAGGAGCTCGAGAGCAACCCGCCCGGGCGTGAAGACCTGGGCCAGGTCATGGAACTCGCGCAGGCGCACCCGGCCGTGATGGCCGCGATGCTGGCGAACTTCGACACCTTCGAGCGGTCGGTGGGCGAGGCCGTGGCAACGCGTCTGGGCCTGGAACCCGAGCACAGCACGCCCGCGCTGATCGCCGGGATGGCCTTCTCGGCCATGCGCACCGGGCTGGGCTGCTGGTCCAAGACACCGGAGTCGGGGGAGTCGCCGGTGCCGCAGGTCGAGAAGACCGTCGCCCTGCTCCACAGCTTTCTGAAACCGTGA
- the aztA gene encoding zinc ABC transporter ATP-binding protein AztA, with amino-acid sequence MNTEPAVRARDLHFAFDDTPVLHGVDIDLPWGAVTAVAGPNGAGKSTLVEILAGVRTPGSGSVERADAVALVVQRPAAPDTLPLTVRDVVTMGTWDARRTRSQRRSQVEEALQRVDLADLADRPFPALSGGQRQRALLAQGIARQARIFLLDEPANGLDTASRARTRAMLAAEAARGAAVACVTHDDVSIQAADLVVRLENGRRVL; translated from the coding sequence ATGAACACCGAACCCGCCGTCCGCGCCCGCGATCTGCACTTCGCCTTCGACGACACGCCCGTGCTGCACGGCGTCGACATCGACCTTCCCTGGGGTGCGGTGACCGCCGTGGCCGGGCCCAACGGCGCCGGCAAGTCCACGCTCGTCGAGATCCTCGCCGGTGTGCGCACTCCCGGTTCCGGCTCGGTCGAGCGGGCGGACGCGGTGGCCCTGGTCGTGCAGCGCCCGGCCGCACCGGACACGCTGCCCCTGACGGTGCGCGACGTGGTGACGATGGGCACGTGGGACGCGCGGCGCACCCGGTCCCAGCGGCGCTCGCAGGTCGAAGAGGCGCTGCAGCGCGTGGATCTCGCGGATCTGGCCGATCGCCCGTTCCCGGCGCTGTCGGGCGGCCAGCGTCAGCGCGCCCTGCTGGCGCAGGGAATCGCCCGGCAGGCGCGCATCTTCCTGCTCGACGAACCGGCCAACGGCCTCGACACCGCCAGCCGGGCGCGCACCCGCGCGATGCTCGCGGCCGAGGCCGCGCGGGGCGCGGCCGTCGCCTGCGTGACGCACGACGACGTCTCGATCCAGGCGGCCGACCTCGTGGTGCGACTCGAGAACGGGCGCCGGGTGCTCTGA
- a CDS encoding cupredoxin domain-containing protein translates to MPEALYKTVAAAGVLATLAACSSTSGTTATSGSDGPITVKAGDSNCDVSTTDIAAGRHTFSVTNSAGQVTEVYVYAEGDRIMGEVENIGPALSRELIVDLPAGSYEVACKPGMVGNGNRTALTVSGPAASPQSLDENL, encoded by the coding sequence ATGCCTGAAGCCCTCTACAAGACTGTCGCGGCGGCAGGCGTTCTCGCGACCCTGGCCGCCTGCTCGTCCACCAGCGGCACCACGGCGACCAGCGGCTCCGACGGCCCGATCACCGTCAAGGCCGGCGACAGCAACTGCGACGTCTCCACCACCGACATCGCCGCGGGCCGCCACACCTTCAGCGTCACCAACAGCGCCGGCCAGGTCACCGAGGTCTACGTCTACGCCGAGGGCGACCGCATCATGGGCGAGGTCGAGAACATCGGCCCGGCCCTGTCGCGTGAGCTGATCGTCGACCTGCCCGCCGGTTCCTACGAGGTGGCCTGCAAGCCGGGCATGGTCGGCAACGGCAACCGCACCGCCCTCACCGTCTCCGGCCCGGCCGCCTCGCCGCAGAGCCTCGACGAGAACCTGTAG